The Bosea sp. AS-1 region CTGCGGCGACGGCGATATCCGCCTGACCGTCTGGCAGAATCTGCTGATCTCCGGCGTGCCGGATGTGAAGGTCGAGGATGTCCTGGCCAATCTACAGGCCATCGGCCTGTCCGCCGAAACCTCCGTGCTGCGCGCCGGGCTGATCGCCTGCACCGGCGCGGCCGGCTGCAAATTCGCTGCTGCCCATACCAAGGAGGATGCGCTCGCCATCGCCGCGCATTGCGAGCCGCGCATCACGCTGGACATGGCGGTCAACATCCACCTGACCGGCTGTCACAACTCCTGCGCCCAGCACTATATCGGCGATCTCGGGCTGATCGGCGCCAAGGTTCCTGTCAATGACGAGGGCGATACCGTGCCCGGCTACCACTTCTTCGTCGGTGGCGGCTTCGGCGTGGAGGGCGGCATGGGCCGCGAATTCCGGGCCGATGTGAGAGCGGAGGACGCACCGGCCCTGGTCGAGGCCATCCTGCGCAGCTGGCAGACGCATCGCGCAACGCCGGACGAGAGCTTCGTCGCCTTCGCCCGCCGCCATGAAATCGCGGCGTTGCAGGCGATGGTCGAGCAGATCGGAGATGCGGCATGACGGTGCAGGGCGCAAATCCGATCGTTCAGGTGCTGCCCGAGAGCGCGCCCTTCAGCGAGGAGCAGCGCTCCTGGCTGAACGGCTTCTTCGCCGGGTTGCTTTCGCTCGACAATGCCGGCGTGACCGCGCTGTCGCCGGCCGAGAACGCCGCCGTCATGGCCGAGGCCGAAGACGGCGCTCCCTGGCATGACCCCTCGCTGGAGATCGCCGAGCGAATGAAGCTGGCCGAGGGCAAGCCGCTTCCTCGCCGGCTCTATGCCGCCATGGCCCAGCAGGATTGCGGGCAATGCGGCTATGTCTGCGAAACCTATTCCGCTGCGATCGCGTCGGGAACCGAGGGGCGGCTCAATCTCTGTGCGCCCGGGGGCAAGGAGACGCTGCGCCAGCTCAAGACCCTGATGGAAGAGCCCGGCACCGCGGCTGCCACGGTTTCTGCCGAAGCCACACCGGCGGTTGAGGCGGGTCCGAAGGGGCGTTGCCGCGAAAACCCGGCGCTCGCGACCTTTCTCTCGCGCCGCAAGCTCAATCGCGAAGGCTCGGAGAAGGAGACCTGGCATGTCGAGTTCGATCTTTCCGAATGCGGGCTCGACTATGTGGTCGGCGATGCTTTCGGCATCGTCGCTCAGAACGATCCGCGCCTTGTCGATGCGGTGATCGCGCTTTTGGGCGCGCGGCCGGATGTCGAGGTTGGTGGCAAGCCGCTGCGCCTGAGGCTCATGGACGATTGCGCGCTCGGTGCCGCCCCCGATGCGCTGTTCCAGCTGATTTCGTACGTCACCGGCGGCGAGACACGAGCCAAGGCCAAGCGCCTCGCCGCCGGGGAGGATCCGGATGGTGATCTCGATCGGCTGGACGTGCTTGGGACGCTGCATAAATTTTCGCCAGCGCGTCTGTCGGCCGAGGCCTTCGTCGAAGCCCTCGATCCGCTCCAGCCCCGTCTCTATTCGATTTCGTCCTCCCACAATGCTGCGCCCGGCCGCATCACGCTGACGGTCGACGCGGTGCGCTATCGGATCGGGATGCGCCCGCGCTGGGGCGTGGCCTCGACCTTCCTAGCCGAGCGGATCGCCCCTGGCGACAAGGTGCCGGTCTATGTCCAGCGGGCCCATGGCTTCGGGCTGCCGGCCGATCCGGCGACGCCGATCATCATGTGTGGTCCCGGCACCGGGGTCGCTCCCTTTCGCGCCTTCCTGCAGGACCGGCAAGCGGTGAGGGCTTCGGGCCGAAACTGGCTGTTCTTCGGTCATCAGCGCCGCGCCTGCGACTTCTTTTATGAGGAGGAACTGCAGGCGATGAAGGATTCGGGCTTCCTCACCAACCTGACGCTTGCTTGGTCGCGCGATGGCGAGAGGGTCTATGTGCAGGACCGGATGCGCCAGCGCGGCAGCGAGGTCTGGGCCTGGCTCGAACAGGGTGCGCACTTCTACGTCTGCGGCGACGCCAAGCGCATGGCCAAGGATGTGGAGCGCGCTCTGGTCGACATCATTGCCGAACATGGCGGGTGCAGCAGCGATAAGGCCATCGCCTATCTTGCGTCGTTGCGGAAGCAGGGACGCTATCAGGCCGACGTCTACTAAACGTTCAGGTTCCGGATCAGCCCCGATCAACCCGTCGCGGTTTCGCAGAGGTGGCTGACGAAGAGGGCGGAGAGCGGGGGCAAGGTCCGGCCGCTCTTCTTGACGAGACTGATCTGCCTCTCGAAGCCTGCCGCCTCGATCCTGCGCGACCGGATCATCGGATAGGCATCGATCTCCTTCGCCGACGAAGGCAGGATCGTGATGCCGAGGCCGGCCTGCACCATCCCCACGGCCGTCATCATGTAGGTCACTTCGGCTGCGGGGCGCGGGATCAGCCCAGCGGCATGGAAACCGGCCTCGACGACGGCGCGGACGCTGGTATCGAGATCCATCATGATCAGAGGATATCGCATCAGCAGTTCAGGCGTTACGAGCTGCGTCTCAGCGAGGGCATGAGTCTGCGGAAAGACCACATGCATGCGGTCTTCGATCGTGAGCAGAACATCGACATCGACCGCATTGGTCGCGCCGCCCGTGACCCCGATATCGACCTCCTCCGCGTCAACCAAAGCCAGGACGCGCCGGGCGATCACGTCACGGATGCGGAAATCGGCGCCGGGATGGGGGATGCGGAACGATGCGATGGCTTTCGGCAGCATGGCGGCGGCGGCCGTGGGCAGTGCGGCGACCCTTACCAGCCCCTGATATCCGGCGCCGTGATTGCGAACCTCGGCGATGATACCGTCCAGATCCTGCACGAGCCGCGCCAGGACCGGGAGAAGGTCGCGTCCGATCTGCGTCAGCGCGACCGAGCGGGATGTCCGGTCGAACAGCCGGACGGTGAGAGCCTCCTCGAGCCGCCTGATTTGCACGGTCAAGGTCGGCTGCGCCACATGCAGCAGCGCAGCGGCACGGGTGAAGCTGCCCAGCCGCGCGACGGCCACGAAGGCCCTGACCTGGCGAAGATTGAGATCCATAGTGAGAAGCTATTTCAGCGATTGAATCATTTCAATTGATTGATGGACTTGCCGGCCCCAGCCTTGCGGCATGCGAACCATCAGGATTGGTGCCGGGGCGGGTTTTGCGGGGGATCGGATCGAACCTGCCGTCGAGCTCGCGCGCCATGGGCGGCTCGACTATCTCGTTTTCGAATGCCTTGCCGAGCGGACGATCGCGATCGCCCAGCAGGCGCGGCTCACAGATCCGAGCAAGGGTTACGACGTCTTGCTCGATCAGCGGATGTCCGCCGTGCTCGCCGCCTGCCGCGAGAACGGCACGCGGATCGTCACCAATATGGGAGCTGCCAATCCGCTGGCGGCTGCGGAACGCGTGTGCGACGTCGCGCGCCGTCTGGGCCTCGGAGGCCTCAAGGTAGCCGCCGTCACCGGAGACGATGTCCTCGAGGCCATACGCGGCAGCGATCTCCAGCTTCTGGAAGGCGGCACGCTGGCCGATCTGGACAACCGCATCATCTCCGCCAACGCCTATATCGGCGCTGTGCCGATCGTGGAGGCGCTCGCGGCCGGCGCCGACGTCGTGGTGACGGGACGGGCTGCCGATCCGGCGCTGTTCCTCGGACCGCTGATCCATTCCTTCGGCTGGGCCGCGGACGATTGGAACAAGCTCGGCAGGGGCGTGCTGGCTGGGCATCTGCTCGAATGCGCCGGGCAGGTCACCGGCGGCTATTTCGCAGATCCGGGTGTGAAGGATGTCGCCGGGCTGGCGCATCTCGGCTTCCCGATCGGGGAAGTGTCCGAGGATGGCGATCTGGTCGTGACCAAGCTCGAAGGGACCGGCGGTGCCGTCACGACGGCCACGGTCAAGGAGCAGCTGCTGTATGAGATCGAGGACCCTGCACGATATCTGCAGCCTGATGTCATCGCGGATTTCTCGCAGGTCCGCGTCCGGAACGCTGGGCCGGATCGCGTTGCGGTCGAAGGCGGAGGCGGGACGGCGCGGACCGGCCTGCTCAAAGTCTCGATCGGCTATGTCGGCGAAGGCCAGATTTCCTATGCGGGGACGGGAGCGGTCGGGCGGGGGCGCCTGGCGCTCGAGATCGTCCGCGAACGCCTGGCGATCACCGGCGTACCAATGGGGGAGGCGCGTTTCGATCTGATCGGCGTCGATGCGCTGCACGGCGCTGCGTTGTCACAGGGCGGTGCTCCCTACGAGGTTCGCGTGCGCGTGGCCGCGCGCACCGAAGCGGCGGCCGAGGCGATAGCTATCGGCAACGAGGTCGAGGCGCTCTACACCAACGGCCCTGCCGGCGGCGGGGGCGTAACGAAATCGGTCCGACAGGTCGTCGCGATCGCCTCAGCTCTGGCGCCTGACAGTGTCGCCCCGACCCAGCTCAGCTTCTTCGAGGCCTGACGCTATGAAGCTCCGCCAGATCGCGCATTCCCGGACGGGTGACAAGGGTAATGTCTCGACCATATCGGTCATCGCCTTCAACGAAGCCGATTATCCCCTCCTTGCTCAACAGGTGACGGCGGCGCGCGTGGCGGCCCATTTCGCGGGCATCGCGACGGGATCGGTCACCCGCTACGAACTCCCGCAGCTCGGCGCCCTGAACTTCGTCATGAAAGGCGCGCTTGGCGGTGGCGTCACGCGCTCACTGGCGCTGGATGCGCATGGCAAGAGCTTGAGCTTGGCGCTGCTCGATCTCGATCTCGCCGTTCCGGAGCGCGCGCAAGACGGCGCTGCCGACAAAGCAAATCATAACGACTGAGAGGGAAACGCTCATGGCCACAAGACGCGGCTTTCTCACCGGCATGGCCTCGGCCCTGTGCCTGCCTTCGATCGTGCGGGCGCAAGGCGCCTCCACTCTCAAATTCGCGCCGCAATCCGACGTGGCGATCCTCGATCCGATCATGAGCGTGTCCTATGTCACGCGAAATCATGCGCTGATGATCTTCGACACGCTCTACGGCGCCGACGAGCACAACCGGGCCCAGCCGCAGATGGTGGAAGGCCATCTCGTGGAGAAGGAGGGGCGCCAGTGGACGCTCACCCTGCGCGAGGGGCTGCGCTTCCACGATGGTTCACCGGTGCTCGCCCGCGATGTGGTCGCGAGCGTGAAACGGTGGTGGAAGCGCGACAATGTCGGCCAGGTTCTGGCGGCGGTCACCGACGAGTTGTCGGCGGTCTCCGACAGGGAGGTTCGCTTCCGACTCAAGTCGCCGTTCCCGATGCTTCCCGACGCGCTCGGGAAGTTCGGCACCAATAACGCGGTGATCATGCCCGAGCGGCTCGCGCTGACGGAGGCCACGACCCAGGTCACCGAGATGGTCGGCAGCGGACCCTACCGCTTCGTCCCCGGGGAGCGCGTGCCGGGCAGCCGGCTCGTCTACGAGAAATTCGGCGGCTATGTGCCGCGTCAGGGCGGGGAGACCAGCGCTCTCGCCGGGCCGAAGATTGCCCATTTCGATCGCGTGGAATGGCTGGTCATGCCGGATGTCGCCACGGCGGCAGCCGCTCTTCAGACCGGGGAGATCGATTGGTGGGAGCAACCCGCCTCGGATTACTGGGATCTGCTGGCCACCAACAAGAACGTTAAGCTGGACCTGATCGACTCTTTCGGGTCGGCGGGCGTCGTCCGCTTCAACTTCCTGCAGGGTCCGACGAGCAATGTCCTCGTGCGCCGGGCGGCACTGGCGGCGATCAGTCAGAGGGACGTCATGACCGCCGTGATCGGCGAGGATGCGCAGCGCTGGAAGGACAAGGTCGGCTATTTCCTGCCGGGCACGCCGATGGCGAGCGAGACGGGACTCGACGCGCTGAAGGAGCCGCCGGACAAGGATGTGGCGCGGCGCCTCCTCAAGGAGGCCGGCTACAAGGGCGAGCCACTGGTCTATCTCGTGCCCGGCGATGTCGCGACGATCAAGGCCCAGGGCGAGGTCGTGACCGATGCGCTGAAGCAGGCCGGCTTCAATGTCGACATGCAGGTGATGGACTGGGGCACGGTACTCACCCGCGCCAATAACCGGCAAGGGCCCGACAAGGGCGGCTGGCACCTGGTGGGGACCTTCACGGCCGGCGTCGGCCTGCTCAACCCGTCGAGCAACAATTTCCTGCGGGGCAGCGGCACGTCAGCGATCTTCGGCTGGTCCGACATTCCCCGTCTTGAGGAATTGCGCATGGACTGGTTCCGGGCACCGGACGAGAAGGCGCAGGCCGCGATCTGCGCCGAGATCCAGCGTGTCGCCTTCGAGACCGTGCCCTATGCGCCGACCGGCCTCTATTTCCAGCAGACGGCCTATCGCAACAACCTGACCGGCGTGCAGAAAGGCCTGCCGCTGTTCTATGGAGTGCGCCGGGCATGAGCAGCACCATCGCGCAGCCGCAATGCCACATCCCGCGCGGCGAGGATTTCCTGCTGCTGTCGCCGAGCTGGCAGGCCTATGCCTATGCCAATGTCGACGCCATGTTCGCGACGCGTCGCATCGCTCGCGGCACCGATGCCTTTCCGCTCTCTCGTGGGGCGGAGATAGCTCCGGAATACGAGCTGGCCGGTGAGCGCCGCGGGCTCGACGACTATATCCAGCGGACCAACGTAGCCGGATTGCTCGTGCTGCAGGGCGACACGATCCGGCTCGAACGCTATGCGCTCGGGCTGGAGGAGAGCCGTCGCTGGTCGTCGATGTCGATGATCAAATCGCTGACCTCGACGCTCGTCGGCGCGGCACTTCAGGACGGCTCCATCGAAAGTCTCGACGATGCCGTCTCGCGCTATCTCCCGGCCCTGCGCGGCAGCGCCTATGACGCGGTGAGCGTTCGCGACCTGATCACCATGTCGTCCGGCGTCGACTGGAACGAGGACTACACCGATCGCCGTTCGCATGTGAACCGCTACAGCAAGTCGCTCGGCGACAAGGTGCCAGGCGGGGTGCTGGCGCTGATGCGGAGCGTGCGCGGACTGCATCCGCCGGGCAGCCAGTTCAACTACAACACGGGCGACACCTACGTCCTGGGCGCGCTGCTTTCGGCCGCGACCGGCCGCACGCTGGCCGACTACATGTCGAGCAAGATCTGGTCGCGCTTCGGCATGGAGTTCGATGCCTTCTATACGCTGGAATCCGAGGGCGGCCAGGAGATCGGCGGCAGCCGCGCCGGGATGGCGCTGCGGGATTTCGGCCGCTTCGGCCTCTTCCTGCTCAAGGAAGGGGTGATCGACGGCGAGCGGGTTCTCCCCGAAGGATGGCTCGATGCGGCCGGGTCGCGCGTCTTTGCGCTCGACGCGGAGACGAACAATTACGGCGCCGACGGCTATGGCTACAGCTGGTGGATCGACCCTGATGGCGCCATGGTCGCGGTCGGCTTCGCGGGCCAAACACTCTATATCAACCGGCGAGCCAATGTCGTCATCGTCACGCTGTCATGCCATCCGCAGCTGCCCTTCGCAGCAAGCTACTGCGTGGATTTCAAGGCCGAGCGCTTCGCCTTCAAAGATGCTGTCCTTAGCCGGCTTTGAATCAATTTCGCATCTTGGAGACGCGTGGAACGGCAGAGGCGGGGCATCGCGACCCAGTTGACGTCCCGCCGTCGAGATCCTTCTGCGGCGCAGTCTGAAATTCCTGCGGGGTTTCAGGCGCGCCGATCCCAAATCTCCGCCTGTTCGTTGCGGACCATCTCTTCGGCTCTGGCGGGACGGACAGTACGGTAAGGTGGACTCTCGGCCTCGATCACGCCGATCATCGCCTCGATCATCTCGGCGGGATCGTGCTGGCGATCGAGTTCGCGCACCGGCCAGTGCGCGACGACGCGCTCGCCCTGACCCCACCACTGGTCCATGCTTTCCATCCCCGTGTCATTGAAGCCGGTGCGGAATGCGCCGGGGTTCACCGTCACTACCTGCACCCCATAGGGCTTGAGCTCCTCGCACATCGCCGAGCAGATGCCTTCGACGGCGTGCTTCGAGGCGGCGTAGGCCCCGTCGAAGGGGACCTTGACCAGGCCCGCGACCGAAGAAGTCCAGACAATCCGCCCGGCACCGCGCTTCACCATGGTGCGTGCGAAGCCCTGAGCCAGCTCCAGCGCGGCAAAGACATTGGTCTCAAAAACCGACCGGAATACCGTCATCGGAATCTCGATCATCGGGCCCGATTCCATGATGCCGGCGTTGTTGAACAGCACGTCTATCTCGATGCCGAGCGCCTTGTTGCGGTCGATCTCGTTCAAGACGTCCAGCTTGATGACCTCCATCTCGATGCCATCGGCCTTGGCCGCATTCCGCAGCTCCCAGACCTGCGGCCAGATCTGGCAACCAGCGACGACGCGATGCCCGCGCCGGGCGAGGCCGAGCGCCACGCCACGGCCGAACCCGGTCGCCGAACCCGTCACGAGGACTGTCTTGCCCATCGCGCATCTCCCTGTTTCATCGTTTCATGCGACAATGTCGCCCATTCGGATCGCGACGCGGACGGCTTGCGCCGTCGTTGCGACGCCGAGGCGCTTGCGAATTCGCCGCAGGTGGTTCTCGATCGTCCGCTCGGACAGGCCCAACGCCGCAGCGATCTCGCCTTGACGACGACCGGCCGCGGTCCACGCCAAAATCTCGCGCTCACGGCCGGTCAGCGCTCCGATGCCATCGCCGGCCGGAGCTTCTAGGAGCCTTCGCGCCGCAAGAAAGGCCGCGCCCGCGACCACGGAGAGCGCGACCCGGGCGGTGGGCGATGGGTCGATCCGCTCACCGCCGAGGCTCATCGCCCCTTCCAGCCCCAGCGGCCCGAATATGGGAATCTGGAGGCCGTGGATGCCTCGCCCCCGCGGCAAACGGACCACGCGATAGAGCTCGCCGTTCGTTTCCGTCGTCTTGGTCCAGAAGAACGGCTCGCGCGCCTCGAGGATGTGGCGCGTCACCGGGCAGCGCCGGACATAGGTATCGGAGTCGACCGGTTCGCCTTCGCCGAACCAATCGCCCTCGACCCAATAGATGCGCTCGACCACCTCGTCCCGGGCCGAAGAGGCGGAGAACAGCACGAATCGATCATAACCGAACGATGCGGCGAAAGTGCGAACCGCCTGCTGAATGACAGGCAGGCTCTCCGCGCCTTCGAGGGCGACGGCGGTTGCAACCGTGGTACCGTTCGGCGGTGCGGTCACGCCGCGTCGACCTCCTTCAGAAGCGCGTCGGCGGCAAGCTTGCCCAGCGCGTTGCCGGCGAGCGGGCTGTCCCCGGTCAGCAGCTTGCGGTCCCGATGCACGGCGCCGGAGATATCCTTGTTGAGGATCTCGAAGCCGAGCGCCTTCAGCTTCTCGCCGAACTTCCAGGTCAGGTGGCCCGGCATGTAGCCGATGTCAGGCGTCTTGGCGTCCAGCGCGTCGGGGAAGGCGCAGATCCCGTAGCCGCGGTAGATGTCGCTGTCGCCGACCGCCAGGAAGGCAGCCGGTCCATGACACAGCGAAACGACAAACCTGTCCTTTGCGGCGGCCCATTCCAGCACGGCCTTGACGTCCTCGCTCTCGGGGAGGCCGATCAGTGCGCCGTGACCACCCGGGATGAAGATCGCGGCGTAATCGTCGAGGCCATTTTTGATCACCTCGGACAACTTCAGCGGTTGCTTGAACTGGGCGCGGTATTTCGCGAACAGCCCTTTCACCTCCTCGTCCTCGGAGGGCATGGCCCAGAGCTCGAACTTGACGGGATTTCCCGACACGGTGGCCACGTCGAAGGCGAAACCGGCCTTGTCGAGATGATACATCGGCAGCAGCGTTTCGACCGGGTGGTTGCCGGTTGAGAAAAACGTGCCGTTGTCGGTGAGCAGATAGCGCTCGTCGGCGCCGATCATCAGCACCTTCTTCTTGCCGTTATAGGGATTGGGATAGTCGGCGCCGCCGAGATCGGATTTCGGCTTCGTGAACTGGCCTAGCGAATAGGGCGACGGAAAGAAGGCATTGTCCTCCGCCGGATCGCGCTGCGGGCGTTTGTCCTCGGACTGTGAGGCAGCCATGGTGTCCTCCATCTGCTGACTGGAAGACCGGAGCTTAAGCTCAGCCATCGTCCCTGCAATGAGGGTTTTCCCTCAACGAGCGGCGGCGCGCCGGCTTCGGCGATCGTCGTCTCCTATGCTCGATCTAGACCCGATAGCGCTCGATGACGGACATGTCGGGTTCGAAGCCGATGCCAGGCTTGTCGGGAATGCGGATGGCTCCACAGGCCGGCAAAGCGGGGTCGAGGCCGCACCAGGCTTCCGGCCGGACATACAGGAACTCGAAGACCTCGAAGCCGTCGATCGCGGCGGCAAGCTGCAAGCTCGCCCAATAGCCCGGCCCGAAATAGGGCGAATGCGGTGCGAGGCGCTTGCCGGCCGCGCGCGTGAGCTGCGCGACCTTGACGAATTCGGTGACGCCGCCGACCTTCGTGACGCTTGGCTGGACGACGTCGAGGGCGGGGACGAGGCGGGCAAACTCGACAGCGGTGCAGGCATTCTCGCCGGCAGCGATGGCGATCCCCTCGGCGGCGATGGCTCGCCAGGGTGTCGGATCTTCGGGCGGGAAGGTCGGCTCCTCGAGCCAGTTCACATTGTTCTCGGCAAGGGCCGGCAGCATCGCCCTGACCTGCTCCAGGGACCACTGGCAGTTGACGTCGACGGTCAGGCGCGCATCCGGCCCGGCGCCCAGGCGCCCGGCCGTGATCGTCTCCGACAGAACCTCATGCAGCTTCACTTCGTCGTAACCGAGCGCGGTGGCCTCGGCCGCGAAATGCGCGACGCGCTCGACATCGCCGTATCGAACGAGACTCGCATAGGCGCGGATCTCGTCGCGGCAGCGCGGCCCGATCAGGCGCGAGAAGGCCACGCCAGCGCGCTTGCCCGCAATATCCCACAGCGCGATGTCCAGCCCCGAGATCGCGAACAGGGTGATGCCATAGCGGCCGAAGAGGGCGAGGGCCTGCTGAGCCGCCAGATTGACGGCCCGGGGATCTTGCGAATCCCGCCCGATCACAGCCGGCGCGACCAGGTCGCGAACCGCGATGGCGGTGGCGTTCTGGCACATATAGCCAAAGGCCTCGCCCCAGCCGACCAGACCAGAGGCCGTCTCGACCC contains the following coding sequences:
- a CDS encoding mandelate racemase/muconate lactonizing enzyme family protein: MSDPITKVEPVVLRIPFDDGGKGQGITPTRWSNLDIVLVRVETASGLVGWGEAFGYMCQNATAIAVRDLVAPAVIGRDSQDPRAVNLAAQQALALFGRYGITLFAISGLDIALWDIAGKRAGVAFSRLIGPRCRDEIRAYASLVRYGDVERVAHFAAEATALGYDEVKLHEVLSETITAGRLGAGPDARLTVDVNCQWSLEQVRAMLPALAENNVNWLEEPTFPPEDPTPWRAIAAEGIAIAAGENACTAVEFARLVPALDVVQPSVTKVGGVTEFVKVAQLTRAAGKRLAPHSPYFGPGYWASLQLAAAIDGFEVFEFLYVRPEAWCGLDPALPACGAIRIPDKPGIGFEPDMSVIERYRV
- the hchA gene encoding glyoxalase III HchA; translated protein: MAASQSEDKRPQRDPAEDNAFFPSPYSLGQFTKPKSDLGGADYPNPYNGKKKVLMIGADERYLLTDNGTFFSTGNHPVETLLPMYHLDKAGFAFDVATVSGNPVKFELWAMPSEDEEVKGLFAKYRAQFKQPLKLSEVIKNGLDDYAAIFIPGGHGALIGLPESEDVKAVLEWAAAKDRFVVSLCHGPAAFLAVGDSDIYRGYGICAFPDALDAKTPDIGYMPGHLTWKFGEKLKALGFEILNKDISGAVHRDRKLLTGDSPLAGNALGKLAADALLKEVDAA
- a CDS encoding serine hydrolase, whose amino-acid sequence is MSSTIAQPQCHIPRGEDFLLLSPSWQAYAYANVDAMFATRRIARGTDAFPLSRGAEIAPEYELAGERRGLDDYIQRTNVAGLLVLQGDTIRLERYALGLEESRRWSSMSMIKSLTSTLVGAALQDGSIESLDDAVSRYLPALRGSAYDAVSVRDLITMSSGVDWNEDYTDRRSHVNRYSKSLGDKVPGGVLALMRSVRGLHPPGSQFNYNTGDTYVLGALLSAATGRTLADYMSSKIWSRFGMEFDAFYTLESEGGQEIGGSRAGMALRDFGRFGLFLLKEGVIDGERVLPEGWLDAAGSRVFALDAETNNYGADGYGYSWWIDPDGAMVAVGFAGQTLYINRRANVVIVTLSCHPQLPFAASYCVDFKAERFAFKDAVLSRL
- a CDS encoding acyclic terpene utilization AtuA family protein; amino-acid sequence: MRTIRIGAGAGFAGDRIEPAVELARHGRLDYLVFECLAERTIAIAQQARLTDPSKGYDVLLDQRMSAVLAACRENGTRIVTNMGAANPLAAAERVCDVARRLGLGGLKVAAVTGDDVLEAIRGSDLQLLEGGTLADLDNRIISANAYIGAVPIVEALAAGADVVVTGRAADPALFLGPLIHSFGWAADDWNKLGRGVLAGHLLECAGQVTGGYFADPGVKDVAGLAHLGFPIGEVSEDGDLVVTKLEGTGGAVTTATVKEQLLYEIEDPARYLQPDVIADFSQVRVRNAGPDRVAVEGGGGTARTGLLKVSIGYVGEGQISYAGTGAVGRGRLALEIVRERLAITGVPMGEARFDLIGVDALHGAALSQGGAPYEVRVRVAARTEAAAEAIAIGNEVEALYTNGPAGGGGVTKSVRQVVAIASALAPDSVAPTQLSFFEA
- a CDS encoding sulfite reductase subunit alpha — encoded protein: MTVQGANPIVQVLPESAPFSEEQRSWLNGFFAGLLSLDNAGVTALSPAENAAVMAEAEDGAPWHDPSLEIAERMKLAEGKPLPRRLYAAMAQQDCGQCGYVCETYSAAIASGTEGRLNLCAPGGKETLRQLKTLMEEPGTAAATVSAEATPAVEAGPKGRCRENPALATFLSRRKLNREGSEKETWHVEFDLSECGLDYVVGDAFGIVAQNDPRLVDAVIALLGARPDVEVGGKPLRLRLMDDCALGAAPDALFQLISYVTGGETRAKAKRLAAGEDPDGDLDRLDVLGTLHKFSPARLSAEAFVEALDPLQPRLYSISSSHNAAPGRITLTVDAVRYRIGMRPRWGVASTFLAERIAPGDKVPVYVQRAHGFGLPADPATPIIMCGPGTGVAPFRAFLQDRQAVRASGRNWLFFGHQRRACDFFYEEELQAMKDSGFLTNLTLAWSRDGERVYVQDRMRQRGSEVWAWLEQGAHFYVCGDAKRMAKDVERALVDIIAEHGGCSSDKAIAYLASLRKQGRYQADVY
- a CDS encoding SDR family oxidoreductase, which translates into the protein MGKTVLVTGSATGFGRGVALGLARRGHRVVAGCQIWPQVWELRNAAKADGIEMEVIKLDVLNEIDRNKALGIEIDVLFNNAGIMESGPMIEIPMTVFRSVFETNVFAALELAQGFARTMVKRGAGRIVWTSSVAGLVKVPFDGAYAASKHAVEGICSAMCEELKPYGVQVVTVNPGAFRTGFNDTGMESMDQWWGQGERVVAHWPVRELDRQHDPAEMIEAMIGVIEAESPPYRTVRPARAEEMVRNEQAEIWDRRA
- a CDS encoding ABC transporter substrate-binding protein, with translation MATRRGFLTGMASALCLPSIVRAQGASTLKFAPQSDVAILDPIMSVSYVTRNHALMIFDTLYGADEHNRAQPQMVEGHLVEKEGRQWTLTLREGLRFHDGSPVLARDVVASVKRWWKRDNVGQVLAAVTDELSAVSDREVRFRLKSPFPMLPDALGKFGTNNAVIMPERLALTEATTQVTEMVGSGPYRFVPGERVPGSRLVYEKFGGYVPRQGGETSALAGPKIAHFDRVEWLVMPDVATAAAALQTGEIDWWEQPASDYWDLLATNKNVKLDLIDSFGSAGVVRFNFLQGPTSNVLVRRAALAAISQRDVMTAVIGEDAQRWKDKVGYFLPGTPMASETGLDALKEPPDKDVARRLLKEAGYKGEPLVYLVPGDVATIKAQGEVVTDALKQAGFNVDMQVMDWGTVLTRANNRQGPDKGGWHLVGTFTAGVGLLNPSSNNFLRGSGTSAIFGWSDIPRLEELRMDWFRAPDEKAQAAICAEIQRVAFETVPYAPTGLYFQQTAYRNNLTGVQKGLPLFYGVRRA
- a CDS encoding LysR family transcriptional regulator, which codes for MDLNLRQVRAFVAVARLGSFTRAAALLHVAQPTLTVQIRRLEEALTVRLFDRTSRSVALTQIGRDLLPVLARLVQDLDGIIAEVRNHGAGYQGLVRVAALPTAAAAMLPKAIASFRIPHPGADFRIRDVIARRVLALVDAEEVDIGVTGGATNAVDVDVLLTIEDRMHVVFPQTHALAETQLVTPELLMRYPLIMMDLDTSVRAVVEAGFHAAGLIPRPAAEVTYMMTAVGMVQAGLGITILPSSAKEIDAYPMIRSRRIEAAGFERQISLVKKSGRTLPPLSALFVSHLCETATG
- a CDS encoding PA1136 family autoinducer-binding transcriptional regulator; the protein is MTAPPNGTTVATAVALEGAESLPVIQQAVRTFAASFGYDRFVLFSASSARDEVVERIYWVEGDWFGEGEPVDSDTYVRRCPVTRHILEAREPFFWTKTTETNGELYRVVRLPRGRGIHGLQIPIFGPLGLEGAMSLGGERIDPSPTARVALSVVAGAAFLAARRLLEAPAGDGIGALTGREREILAWTAAGRRQGEIAAALGLSERTIENHLRRIRKRLGVATTAQAVRVAIRMGDIVA